DNA from Thermococcus sp.:
AATCCAAACTTTATGTGGTTGCCATGTTCAAGTGGAGCGAGTACGAAAGGTGGATGAAGCAGGCTGAAAAGACCCTTCGCTCTGCCCTCAGGGATCTGGAAGGGAAGGATTATGAGTGGGCGAGCTTTAAAGCCCAGCAGGCGGCAGAGCTGGCTGTTAAAGCTCTCCTTCGGGGAATGGGTTTCGCCCCCATCGGGCACTCCATAACGAGGCTTCTCAGAAACCTGCGTGATGAAGGCGTTGAAGTTCCAAGGGAGCTGTTCCACAGGGCTATGGAACTTGACAGGAATTATATAGCTCCGAGATATCCCGATGCCTATCCGGAGGGCTCTCCCTTCGAGTACTACTCCGAGGATATCGCTCTAGAGATGATTGATTATGCTGAAGAAGTCCTCAGCTTCGTCAAAAGAACGGCCGAAAATCTCACCCGAGATTGAGAGGTTCGTGAGAAGGATAGTTGACTACTTCAACGGAGACGCCACGGTTATTCTCTTCGGTTCTAGGGCTAGGGGTGACTACAACCGAGCGAGCGACTACGACCTGATAGTGATATCCAGAAAGCTTAGTGGGAACTTTCTAGCGAGGACAAAGCCTCTCTACAAACTCAACGAAGAGTTTTTACCCGTTGATGTGCTCGCTTACACTCCAGCGGAGTTTCTCAGGGCGCTTGAAAACCTCTCTCCCTCTGCCCTTGATGCCATGAAGGAAGGAATAGTCCTCCATGACAACGGTTTTTACAATGTCGCTAAGAGGCACTTCGAGGAGCTGAAGCGGAGGGGAATGCGGAAGGAAAAATACTGGGTGATGAGGGCCTAGTCCTTCGCTTCCTTCAGTCCCTTTGCCACCGACTCTCCGAGCTTTTCGGCGAGCTTTTCAAGCATTTCCTCCTGCTCGAAGCGCTTAAGACGGCGGTAGTTTATCACTAAAGAAGTCAAAGTGAACACAAATGCCAATGAAGACATGGCAAACATCCAGATCGGTATATTTCCCTCAGGATCAAAGAATAAAATCGTTTCGCCCAACACAATGCCAATTGCGATGATTGTGGATTCTTTTATCTGATCTACCACTCCCAATTTATCAAATTTTGGACTTTTGAACCATTTGACCGGTTCAAGAAGCCCTATAACGCTTGATAGAAGCAAAACAGTACCTCCCACAATCTCCAATGTCCCCATTTCCCTCCTCCCGGAGGGTAATATACTGGGACGAAGGGATTAAATACATGGGGGACGAAAACACCTGTTGAGAACGCTGAAAGGTTCCTTGAGCGAATTAAGACCGCTCTGGAGGAGCTTGAACATGGAGAAGAAAGCTCAAGCTCTTGATGAGTTTCTAAGAGTCCTACGAAAGCGCTTTGATGACTCAATAGAGGAGGTTATCCTCTTTGGCTCGTACGCGAGAGGTGACTACGACGAGGAGAGCGACATAGACCTTCTCATAATCGGCGAGGTGGATTTCAACGAGCTTATGGACGTTGTAACGGATATTCTCCTCAAATACGGCGAACTGATAAGTCCCATAGTCATCAAGCCGGAAGAGTTCAAAAGGAGGAAGGACAGCTTTATTAAAACGGT
Protein-coding regions in this window:
- a CDS encoding nucleotidyltransferase domain-containing protein; its protein translation is MLKKSSASSKERPKISPEIERFVRRIVDYFNGDATVILFGSRARGDYNRASDYDLIVISRKLSGNFLARTKPLYKLNEEFLPVDVLAYTPAEFLRALENLSPSALDAMKEGIVLHDNGFYNVAKRHFEELKRRGMRKEKYWVMRA
- a CDS encoding HEPN domain-containing protein yields the protein MFKWSEYERWMKQAEKTLRSALRDLEGKDYEWASFKAQQAAELAVKALLRGMGFAPIGHSITRLLRNLRDEGVEVPRELFHRAMELDRNYIAPRYPDAYPEGSPFEYYSEDIALEMIDYAEEVLSFVKRTAENLTRD
- a CDS encoding nucleotidyltransferase domain-containing protein; amino-acid sequence: MRTLKGSLSELRPLWRSLNMEKKAQALDEFLRVLRKRFDDSIEEVILFGSYARGDYDEESDIDLLIIGEVDFNELMDVVTDILLKYGELISPIVIKPEEFKRRKDSFIKTV